The Pirellulales bacterium genome has a window encoding:
- the cobA gene encoding uroporphyrinogen-III C-methyltransferase — MSLKPRSTAAMVYLVGAGPGDADLITLRGVECLQQADLVLYDYLVNPRVLKHAAPQAEIVCLGRHGGGRLWSQTEINRRMIAAAQEGRAVVRLKSGDPMIFGRAAEEVQALVAARVPFEIVPGVTTAVAISAYAGVPLTHRDIASAVAFVTGQEQDGKAASAIDYRALAAFPGTLVVYMGVTTAPHWCAALIAAGKPADTPVAIVRRCSWPDQQTIRCVLRDVAERLQLEKLRPPIAFVVGPVAAETSGIDWFTSRPLFGKTVIVTRADEQQNELRRLLEQQGAQVLSSPAIVIGAPADQAAVDDAIARLSSYDWLVFSSANGVRYFLERLILLGGDLRALGGARIAAIGSGTSEALMRYRLKSDLQPQDYRAEALAGALAPLVRDKHCLLLRASRGREVLSERLQEAGAHVDQVIVYQSRDANEPDASVAAALSGGDADYLTVTSSAIARAVVRQFGEALRRTRLVSISPITSDALRAVGYPPQLEAQTYNMRGMVEAILADAAASS, encoded by the coding sequence ATGTCCCTCAAGCCCCGCTCCACTGCTGCCATGGTCTACCTGGTGGGCGCCGGACCCGGCGATGCGGACCTGATTACGCTGCGCGGAGTCGAGTGCCTGCAACAGGCCGATCTGGTCCTCTACGACTACTTGGTCAATCCGCGCGTCCTCAAGCATGCCGCGCCGCAAGCGGAGATCGTCTGCCTCGGACGCCATGGCGGGGGACGCCTTTGGTCGCAAACCGAAATCAATCGGCGCATGATCGCCGCGGCCCAGGAAGGTCGAGCGGTGGTTCGGCTGAAGTCTGGAGACCCCATGATCTTTGGACGCGCCGCGGAAGAGGTGCAAGCCCTGGTCGCGGCGCGGGTTCCCTTCGAAATCGTCCCCGGCGTGACCACCGCCGTCGCCATCAGCGCCTATGCGGGCGTGCCGCTCACCCATCGCGACATCGCGTCGGCCGTCGCCTTCGTCACGGGACAGGAACAAGACGGCAAGGCGGCATCGGCAATCGATTATCGCGCCCTGGCCGCGTTTCCGGGAACGCTAGTGGTCTATATGGGAGTGACCACGGCGCCGCATTGGTGCGCTGCCTTGATTGCGGCCGGCAAACCGGCGGATACGCCCGTCGCCATCGTGCGCCGCTGCTCCTGGCCAGATCAGCAAACGATCCGCTGCGTGCTGCGCGACGTTGCCGAGCGACTGCAGCTTGAAAAGCTGCGGCCGCCAATCGCCTTTGTCGTGGGACCCGTCGCCGCGGAAACGAGCGGCATTGACTGGTTCACCAGTCGGCCACTGTTTGGCAAGACGGTGATCGTGACCCGCGCGGACGAGCAGCAAAATGAACTGCGACGGCTATTGGAGCAGCAAGGCGCCCAGGTGCTCTCGTCTCCGGCCATCGTGATCGGCGCGCCAGCGGACCAGGCGGCGGTCGACGACGCAATCGCGCGGCTGTCCAGCTACGACTGGCTGGTGTTCTCCAGCGCCAATGGCGTGCGCTATTTTCTAGAGCGATTGATTTTGCTGGGCGGTGATCTGCGCGCGCTCGGCGGCGCCAGGATTGCCGCCATTGGCTCAGGGACCAGCGAAGCGCTGATGCGCTACCGCCTGAAGTCTGATCTTCAGCCACAGGACTACCGCGCCGAAGCGCTTGCCGGCGCGCTTGCCCCACTTGTGCGCGACAAACACTGTTTGCTGCTGCGCGCTAGCCGTGGGCGCGAGGTGCTCAGCGAGCGCTTGCAGGAGGCCGGCGCTCACGTCGACCAGGTGATTGTCTATCAAAGTCGCGACGCCAACGAACCCGATGCAAGCGTTGCTGCCGCACTTTCGGGGGGAGACGCTGATTATCTGACCGTCACTAGTAGCGCCATTGCCCGTGCAGTGGTGCGACAGTTCGGCGAAGCGCTTCGCCGCACACGCCTCGTCAGCATTAGTCCGATCACCTCAGACGCGCTGCGCGCCGTGGGCTATCCGCCGCAATTAGAGGCCCAAACGTACAACATGCGCGGAATGGTTGAAGCGATCCTTGCCGATGCGGCGGCCAGTTCTTAG
- a CDS encoding HAD family phosphatase — protein MAIQFLYFDLGGVLLKFSHARMCRQIAQVAGVETESVRHALFDTGLEIDYERGDIGTAEFYERICQQIERRPPLSQLAVAASDIFEVNVSTCGVLASLWGAGYRLGLLSNTNELHYNFFADGRYSLIPKPFETLALSFRIGAVKPEAKIYHAAAELAGVAPAEIFFVDDVLGNVEGARDAGFDAVQYVGNSQLVRDLRARGLRFNY, from the coding sequence ATGGCGATCCAGTTTTTGTACTTTGACCTCGGCGGCGTGCTCCTGAAGTTCAGCCATGCGCGCATGTGCCGGCAGATAGCGCAGGTGGCGGGCGTCGAAACAGAGTCAGTGCGCCACGCGTTGTTCGATACTGGCTTGGAAATCGATTACGAGCGAGGCGATATTGGCACGGCTGAATTCTACGAGCGAATTTGCCAGCAGATCGAGCGCCGGCCACCCTTGTCGCAACTGGCCGTTGCGGCGAGCGACATCTTTGAAGTGAACGTCTCAACCTGCGGCGTGCTGGCCAGTCTGTGGGGCGCCGGCTATCGACTAGGATTGCTCTCGAACACCAACGAGTTGCACTACAATTTTTTTGCGGACGGTCGGTATAGCCTGATTCCCAAGCCGTTTGAAACATTGGCATTGAGCTTCCGCATAGGCGCCGTCAAGCCTGAAGCAAAGATCTATCACGCCGCCGCCGAGTTGGCTGGCGTGGCGCCGGCCGAGATCTTCTTCGTTGACGATGTTCTGGGGAATGTCGAAGGGGCGCGTGACGCCGGGTTCGACGCCGTGCAATATGTAGGCAACAGTCAATTGGTGCGCGATTTGCGCGCCCGTGGCTTGCGATTCAACTACTAA
- a CDS encoding aminotransferase class V-fold PLP-dependent enzyme yields the protein MSTVAPPTWEQFRAQMPVAQRYAYFDHAAVAPLSQPAASALVEYAEQLANSGAKLWSQWELGAEATRQTAARLIGAHVDEIALVGNTTQGIGLVAEGFPWRPGDNVVVPPYEFPSNLYPWLNLQSRGVETRRVPANSEALDLNALAAACDQRTRLIAVSWVGYATGWRNHLEQIAALAQDRGIALLVDAIQGLGVLPLQVDQLGIDFLAADGHKWMLGPEGAGLLYIRRSRLEELRPLNVGWHSVRHAGDFTRTDLDLKPAASRFEGGSQNLAGCLALGASLRLLETYGIDRISERLLEYTDRLCDRLTRIGARIVSRREDGHSSGIVACELPGRDPAQLRRHCATRDVIVNHRAGRLRLSPHVYQNDDDLDRLIDALVTATR from the coding sequence ATGTCGACTGTAGCACCGCCAACTTGGGAGCAGTTTCGGGCTCAAATGCCCGTGGCCCAGCGGTACGCCTACTTCGATCATGCGGCGGTGGCGCCCCTTTCTCAGCCGGCGGCGTCCGCGCTAGTTGAATACGCCGAGCAATTGGCCAATAGCGGCGCCAAGTTGTGGAGCCAATGGGAGCTAGGCGCCGAGGCCACCCGGCAGACCGCGGCACGGCTCATTGGCGCACATGTCGACGAGATAGCTCTGGTCGGCAACACCACGCAGGGAATCGGATTGGTGGCCGAGGGTTTTCCGTGGCGTCCCGGCGACAACGTAGTCGTGCCGCCGTACGAATTTCCCTCGAATCTTTACCCTTGGCTCAACCTTCAAAGCCGAGGCGTCGAAACGCGCCGCGTGCCTGCCAATAGCGAAGCTCTCGACCTGAATGCGCTAGCCGCTGCTTGCGACCAGCGCACACGCCTGATTGCCGTAAGCTGGGTCGGATATGCGACCGGCTGGCGCAACCATCTCGAGCAGATCGCCGCGCTTGCGCAGGATCGCGGCATTGCCTTGCTGGTCGACGCCATCCAGGGATTGGGCGTGCTGCCGCTTCAGGTCGATCAGCTTGGAATCGACTTCCTCGCCGCCGATGGGCACAAATGGATGCTCGGCCCCGAAGGCGCCGGGCTGCTCTATATCCGCCGCAGCCGACTTGAGGAACTGCGGCCGCTCAATGTGGGCTGGCATAGCGTGCGCCATGCCGGCGACTTCACTAGGACTGATCTGGATCTCAAGCCGGCCGCCTCTCGATTCGAAGGAGGTTCGCAAAATCTGGCGGGCTGCTTGGCCCTGGGCGCCAGTCTGCGGTTGTTGGAAACCTATGGCATTGATCGAATCTCCGAGCGACTGCTGGAATACACCGACCGTCTCTGCGATCGACTGACCCGAATCGGAGCGCGCATCGTCAGTCGCCGCGAAGATGGCCATAGCAGCGGGATCGTTGCGTGCGAACTGCCCGGCCGCGACCCTGCCCAGTTACGGCGCCACTGCGCCACGCGCGACGTGATCGTCAATCATCGTGCGGGAAGGTTGCGGCTCAGTCCGCACGTTTACCAAAACGACGACGATCTCGACCGCCTCATCGACGCCTTGGTCACTGCTACTCGCTAG